CGTAGAGCCTGTATACTATGACTCTGAGAGTTACTCGCGGCAGCAATACCGTTCATGTCAATAGTGCCGACATCTCGAGATTCCTCTAATACCCGATACTCGTACTGAGGGGAAGCGGTACCtttatgatgatgatggccaCCTTGTGTAAGCTCCGGGAGAACATGCACAGTGGCAACATACAAAAAAGTTCCGGCTGAAAATAGCATAGCTATCCCAGTAGCATTCACTGAATTCAAAGTCTCCTTTTGCTCCTGACCAATCCCGAAATACGTTAAAATCGTCAGTAGTGGGGCTGATAAGGAAAAAAGTGCCAAATGTCTACGAATTTGTTGTCGCTCGACTTTCTCATGCAACAAAAAGCTAACCAATCCAAATGCTGCAGGTGCCTTGTGTAACATAATGGCGAGAAAAACTATTATTTCAACGTCCTGATGACTCGTTGTTGCAGCAGCCCCTAACGCAATTCCATCAGCTACCCAGTCAAGCATGTAAGACATATAAAATGTAAGTTCGAAAAACACCTATTAAAAAAAGTAAATACCTGCAGCATGTACCACTAAGCCAAGCGTGAGTGTGGCAGTATTTTTCTCGTCACTACCGATATTGCTCCTCCGTTGAGAAACGTCAACCAGCATCATGAAGACAAAACCAAGCACGAGGGAAAGTCCTATAGTTTGCGAGTAGTCTTGAGGTTTAGGACCTGGCGTCAAGTCTGTCGTTCGTTCACTATCCATATACAATGAACGAATACCTTCTGGTATAATTACAGCTAAAGCAGTACCCACCAATAAACCAGCGCCAAGCACAGTGACACACTTCAACTTCTCCTAAATTCAGAGAATATTGTTGAAttaatgtacatacatacctaTGCATATGTAAATAAATGCTTGCGTAGAATTTGATGTATGAATATCTACCTCGCTTAATTTCATCAGCATTGGTATGCTTCCAGCCAGATAAGAGCCAACGAGCATCACTATCACCAATAAAATAAGAACTACAGTCTCTTCCGCCATGATTACCTGGTTTGTTTTTAATTTGGCACAAAACAGACAGACCGCTACTACATACTATCTATGTTCATTTTGTATGGATGTATTTTTGCCAACTCAACTACGGAAACTAGTGTTGGGGAACGAACTGCTTTCATCCCATCCcatacaaaataaatacatttttttgtaaattaaattcatttttattcAGTCAGCTATGTTGTCACTTTAGCTAGTTCCATTCTGTTCTCTAAATcgttattttatttattttgtggcaTTTTGGATAGTTTTTCAACATCTCTATGTCACACACCTTGCAACTTATTGGATATGTTTCGGATACCGGATCAGATATTGTACACATCAAGGGTAAGCCGACTCTTTCGAAGTCAAGATGCAGCTTTTTCAGTTCCATGCGAAAAtagtattattattaatagGTAGGCGGCAAGGCCTTTGCACAATCGCATCGGTCGAGCGCCAGTCCCGATGGAATGCGATTTATCGCATTAAACTTCTGGCGACAAAAACGACCCAAAACTACTTGATATCGTAGAGAGTTAATCAGCTAGGCTCTGGCTGTTTTCCAATTTTCTTTAGAAATCAGATATATTGATGCTCCCGTTTCCACATTCCGCAAGATTTCTTCGATTTCAAAAGCGTACatctttataaataattttttctTAACCCAACCTCAAATTTGTGTCGGAAATAATTGGTCAGGGCAACAACAGTTTGCGGATTCGTAAAAATAACTGGCGCTTGTCCGATTTGGTTATCGGAACGTTGGCAAGAAATAAATTTTGGCGCATAACAGCACAAATGTGCTCAATATGTATCCTGCTATTCGCCGCTCGTCAGACATGTTAAATACACACGCGCACTTTCAGCCGTCGTTTTGCATCATAAAAGTATGCCTGAAcattaatattttattttcaaacctcataaaaaaatattatacTGCAACGAAAAAATATACtgcaaacagaaaaaaaaacacttgttACTGACCCAtacaatttttaaaataaCTGCCACCACACATACAAGCAAGccaatatattatatatacatatatatatcgaTGTCACTACACCACTAGTTACAACCCAGTCTAACAAACGTACGCTTGCGATAAACAATAATTTCTCGTTTCTCTAAAATGAAGACGATTTATTACCAAAGGTAAAATAGAATTAAGTCGACTTTTTTACAAGATGAGCAATAAGCCAAGTTAACTACTGAATTATTGGTTTGACATCTGATAAAAAGAAAAGACGAAGTGAAGATGAAAATCGAGTATTTAATCAGGATTGAACGGATTCGTTTGCAACACAGATGGCCTTCCGAATTGGCTGTATATGGGGTGGAAGTTTGTCTTGGGAAACGAAACAAATTTGGAGAAACTCTCCATTTCCGATTCGCAGGTTATACGAGAGCTGTTCAATAATTCCGTTACATTATAAATGAAACACAGTTGCATAAAGAATCAATTTATTGTTTTAACGAAGTCTGGTTTTACCTCTACACACTTTGTCGATTGTGAGCTTCGTGATTGTGAATAGATTTCACATACCCAATGATCTCTCGCCCTCTAAATCTCCGATCGTACAACACGATATCATGCATTTTTCCGATTGTTATGGCTGTGGAGACCTCAAATGAGCGACCGGACGTTCGACATTATTTATGCTTGTACGGCCACAATGATATTCAGTAAACCCTTTTTTGACAGGAGTCAACTGACAGAACCCCGTTGACAGAAGCACTGGTTTAATATCACTTAAGAGGCGGGAAATAATCCTAATCAAATAACATAATATTGAAAAAAAATTTGAAATTTAGGTATAGTAAAATAACAAGGTATAATTTGGGATATTTCTGAAAGGTACCTGAAAGGTATTTTTCTGAGATATAATAacggtatatcggtatataatggtatatATTGTCAATTtaatcaatctattaaatatcattttcaacggtatatagaaatccaataaaagcaaatatTTAGAATAGACTGGCttagtagaaaattgattcactaatcggataaaattatgtggtcACTGCAAAATGTTTCatctagctaataatattcgacggaatatcaaaattgagcaatatggtTTCCAATCCTTGACGGATAACGATTAAACCATTGTAAGCCAAGGGGATATTTTAATTAGCCACTgtaaataatgaaaatttaatcatttaagCAATTCAGGTGAGACatattgtgtttttttttttttaagtttagAGGAAATATGGAATGGATCTACAATAAAAATTTACAATCAGTAATATTTGCCGCCGTTTAAGTGGGTTAAGTTCGGTTTTTCATCATACGAGACGCTATATTGTTGCTTAGGAACCAAAATTGAGGCAAATTAGCCAGTCAAGTATAAAATAATTGGATAAGtaagatcaaaaacgaggaatatgtaaaatataacttgaattcgtcagtatatttacggtatattttttaaatgagatggtatgtttcggtatatttcagagggtcggacggtatattttaacgataaatccgcggtcacactggtcGTATAATTAACAATAGgtaaaattgaaaaaaatattatatttattgataATTATTTAAGTAATATTATGTCCCTAAGACATGGCACTATGTCACCTTAGCCACCAAGGTTTTAATTCACATTTTGATGTACATATTATCGCATAGATACGTATATACACGTTTGAAtacatgtacatgcatatgcaCAAAGACGAATAATAGAAACTGAATTTTTGTGATTCGCATTCATATGTTTGCAGTGAAGTGCAATTATTGTGCGAAGTCAGTGTACATATAAGATAATGTGTATAATGTAAtaaaattttgaaaataacTACATAGATTAATTCGTAAATTTACGTTTATCATGTATGTACAGTGGCGTCGAAAAAAATAGCACTGTTTTGTACCACAGCCTCTATTGAACAC
This genomic stretch from Drosophila miranda strain MSH22 chromosome 5, D.miranda_PacBio2.1, whole genome shotgun sequence harbors:
- the LOC108164482 gene encoding zinc transporter ZIP9-B isoform X1 translates to MAEETVVLILLVIVMLVGSYLAGSIPMLMKLSEEKLKCVTVLGAGLLVGTALAVIIPEGIRSLYMDSERTTDLTPGPKPQDYSQTIGLSLVLGFVFMMLVDVSQRRSNIGSDEKNTATLTLGLVVHAAADGIALGAAATTSHQDVEIIVFLAIMLHKAPAAFGLVSFLLHEKVERQQIRRHLALFSLSAPLLTILTYFGIGQEQKETLNSVNATGIAMLFSAGTFLYVATVHVLPELTQGGHHHHKGTASPQYEYRVLEESRDVGTIDMNGIAAASNSQSHSIQALRYSELVIMICGALLPLIITFGHKH
- the LOC108164482 gene encoding zinc transporter ZIP9-B isoform X2 — encoded protein: MMLVDVSQRRSNIGSDEKNTATLTLGLVVHAAADGIALGAAATTSHQDVEIIVFLAIMLHKAPAAFGLVSFLLHEKVERQQIRRHLALFSLSAPLLTILTYFGIGQEQKETLNSVNATGIAMLFSAGTFLYVATVHVLPELTQGGHHHHKGTASPQYEYRVLEESRDVGTIDMNGIAAASNSQSHSIQALRYSELVIMICGALLPLIITFGHKH